Proteins from a single region of Pungitius pungitius chromosome 4, fPunPun2.1, whole genome shotgun sequence:
- the LOC134127305 gene encoding zinc finger and SCAN domain-containing protein 2-like produces MLKGHQLRALVNERLKAAAEEIFRIFETTIKDYEEIILRSQQEVDQQQSRLAAWEGSLQEEAPPSEPCPFEKKTDLCEDDQEPPWIKEELQEEEELWTAQPGDNQQEEADTKHSMFNIIYMQRQDDDAQQFPHKNLEAAKKADHLNTSSHRQLKSEPDKEGCDASEATGDCQMSEVSDDAGRVCGGLDSGAIGKKPWLGDETADRAHTCSVCNRNFRIKSILTRHMKTHTGEKPYSCGVCDKSFIQRSYLLTHMNSHSGKKPHTCSFCGRGFTQVGNMNAHIRIHTGEKPHSCTDCGKRFREKADLIKHTIIHTGEKPYICTVCEMKFSAQSNLTRHTKTHSGERPYGCPSCGKKFIRRSHLLIHMKTHAGESL; encoded by the exons ATGTTGAAAGGGCATCAGCTGAGAGCTTTGGTGAACGAGCGGCTGAAAGCCGCCGCTGAGGAAATATTCCGCATCTTCGAGACAACTATCAAAGACTATGAGGAGATCATTTTGCGGTCACAACAGGAGGTGGACCAGcaacaaagccggctggccgcgTGGGAAG GCTCCTTGCAGGAAGAGGCCCCTCCATCTGAGCCGTGTCCCTTTGAGAAGAAGACCGACCTGTGTGAGGATGACCAGGAGCCCCCGTGGATtaaagaggagctgcaggaggaggaggagctgtggaCAGCTCAGCCCGGTGACAACCAGCAGGAGGAAGCTGATACAAAACACTCCATGTTCAATATCATTTACATGCAAAGGCAGGATGACGACGCACAACAGTTCCCACATAAAAACCTAGAGGCTGCAAAGAAGGCAGACCATCTGAACACCAGCTCACACCGACAGTTGAAATCAGAACCCGATAAAGAAGGCTGTGATGCATCAGAGGCAACCGGGGACTGTCAGATGAGTGAAGTAAGTGACGATGCAGGCAGAGTCTGTGGAGGATTGGACTCCGGTGCAATCGGGAAGAAACCCTGGCTAGGTGACGAGACCGCAGACAGGGCGCACACCTGCAGCGTCTGCAACAGGAATTTCCGGATTAAATCCATTCTCACTCGGCACATGAAGACGCACACGGGAGAGAAACCTTACAGTTGCGGCGTTTGCGATAAAAGCTTCATCCAGCGCTCCTATCTACTCACTCACATGAATTCTCACTCTGGAAAGAAACCGCACACGTGTAGTTTCTGTGGCAGAGGCTTCACACAAGTGGGAAACATGAACGCCCACATACGAATCCACACGGGAGAGAAACCTCACAGCTGCACTGACTGTGGTAAACGTTTTAGGGAGAAAGCAGATCTCATCAAGCACACAATAATCCACACCGGTGAGAAACCTTACATTTGCACGGTTTGCGAGATGAAATTCAGCGCTCAGTCCAATTTAACGCGCCACACAAAGACTCATTCAGGGGAGAGGCCGTATGGTTGCCCCTCTTGTGGGAAGAAATTCATTCGTCGCTCCCATTTACTTATTCATATGAAGACTCATGCAGGGGAGAGTCTCTAG
- the dna2 gene encoding DNA replication ATP-dependent helicase/nuclease DNA2 codes for MNRTKLKKNKTFDLLGQKNISSFFSSQNHQKALSTSPKSTGTAFARTEPLINDGETYTFRSQSPLKRSVLGDLDNFLPSSPDLLSVPETPTSQIRGAPSSYRNPGRLSPQPSREESLQELCQLSPICRSPRSRGHSARVVMTEEGGNTKREEGCSGSVKRVLSPPQDSNIAKRPRNVNVHAQRTTRCPSGSDLTVARPGIGVLKTPHFLSDQSERSEGHSGGVSVVFNENKNDFAEQQERRNDNATDCGFTGITEQKAAQVQDAHPLIAHAHKPSAQTARTPATKRSEREGEIYLSKARATVTAMTSSNKDGEHVTPDQRAGADNGTTASCPVEDLLDESWFAEQMDDSDRVVADDASKKPRKVPDHVILCGGPNNRYWVLDVEEKPGLKTLTVSCSKSFHPTETCLLRDGWEMTPVCCGDVVHLEGRSDGGSMLVDREQGFLVLLPDSLISGTSISNSIRCMRQAVLGDMFKSFDGGSKQMLNGTMVHEVFQRAATAKDFSLETLSRMADQALCRPQYLGDMYSLGVSQEEMKQELQDYLPSLEHWAKEYLSSPTPKSISLKINSREPSRCQDAATVVTVAELADIEENVWSPRFGLKGKIDVTARIRIQNTRSCSRSTPEERTVPLELKTGKESNSIEHRSQVILYTLMSWERYNSEAGLLLYLKTGHLHPVVASHMDRRELLKLRNTLVHHIHNCVEKEAKRSRLSQIPEILTNRRTCQYCPQKRNCALYERAVNGSSADACEDTVRDFLQQETGHLIPPHLSYFSHWLLLCCLEAASMEAKNGRKRVWLQTPEESEMTGSCVANVQLSGPVAVRSEGVFLHRFQRSSVGPQGGLASSGLSSGDRIVVSDQEGRLVGLATGYLCEVSRTSISCTLDRDLSKFSGVLFRLDGDEGVVGLSTHLTNLSRLMESCPDSDRLRELVVDLRPPEFIHNLSSVLPREAKDTVANILKGLNKPQKQAMKKVLLSKDYTLIVGMPGTGKTTTICTLVRILHACGFSVLLTSYTHSAVDNILLKLKRFRVGFLRLGRGQKVHPDILPYTEESARKDGVHNLSELEHLYNKELVVATTCMGIKHPIFTRRRFDFCIVDEASQISQPICLGPLFYAKRFVLVGDHQQLPPIVQNQEARSLGMDESLFKRLELHGESVVQLNVQYRMNREIMSLSNSLMYEGRLECGSERTATALLTLPFLLSVQSQLGSFSKCHPQLDLTWIHATLLPSRPVCFLDCSMVPALESVEKGGVSNHTEAALIHNLLLMLIKAGCKPSDIGVIAPYRQQLKSISTLLQSSAFTGVEVNTVDRYQGRDKSLIIFSFVRSTSEERNLGELLKDWRRLNVAITRAKHKLLMVGSATTLRRYAPVEKLLNHLQQENMIIQLPQAADKVLPSAFL; via the exons ATGAACAGGACcaaactaaagaaaaacaag ACATTTGACCTGTTGGGTCAGAAGAAcatctcctccttcttttcctctcaaAACCACCAAAAG GCATTGTCGACTTCCCCAAAATCTACTGGAACTGCATTTGCAAGGACTGAACCTCTGATCAACGATGGTGAAACCTACACATTCAGATCCCAATCACCCTTAAAGAGGAGTGTCCTCGGGGACCTTGACAACTTTTTGCCCTCCTCGCCTGATCTTCTCTCTGTGCCTGAGACCCCCACGAGTCAGATCAGGGGGGCCCCTTCTTCTTACAGAAATCCAGGTCGCCTGAGCCCCCagcccagcagagaggagagcctGCAGGAGCTCTGCCAACTGTCCCCCATCTGTCGCAGTCCCCGCTCCAGAGGGCACAGCGCACGGGTAGTTATGACCGAGGAGGGAGGAAATACCAAGCGGGAAGAGGGATGTTCTGGCTCCGTAAAGAGAGTCCTCAGCCCTCCTCAAGACTCTAACATTGCCAAGAGACCAAGAAATGTCAATGTGCACGCACAAAGAACTACACGCTGCCCCTCGGGTAGCGATCTGACTGTAGCCAGGCCAGGGATCGGTGTGTTGAAGACACCTCATTTTCTAAGTGACCAGTCTGAGAGGTCAGAGGGTCACAGCGGAGGTGTCAGTGTGGTCTTCAATGAGAACAAAAATGATTTTGCGGAACAACAAGAACGGAGAAATGACAATGCGACAGATTGTGGTTTTACGGGGATAACCGAGCAGAAAGCTGCTCAGGTGCAGGATGCGCACCCTCTCATTGCTCACGCGCACAAACCTAGTGCTCAAACAGCCAGAACACCTGCAACAAAGAGAAGTGAACGGGAGGGAGAGATTTACCTTAGCAAGGCCAGAGCCACAGTGACCGCCATGACCTCGTCAAATAAAGATGGAGAGCATGTGACACCGGATCAGCGAGCTGGAG CAGATAATGGAACGACGGCATCGTGTCCTGTGGAGGATTTGTTGGACGAGAGCTGGTTTGCAGAGCAGATGGATGACAGTGACCGTGTAGTCGCAGATGATGCATCAAAGAAACCGCG TAAAGTGCCGGACCATGTGATCCTTTGTGGAGGCCCCAACAACCGCTACTGGGTTTTAGATGTGGAGGAGAAGCCTGGCCTCAAAACACTGACCGTCTCATGCTCCAAATCGTTCCACCCGACTGAAACGTGTCTGTTAAGAGATGGATG GGAGATGACGCCTGTTTGTTGTGGGGATGTGGTGCATCTAGAGGGCCGCTCTGATGGTGGATCCATGCTAGTGGACAGAGAGCAGGGCTTCCTGGTTTTACTCCCTGATAGTCTTATCTCAGGTACAAGCATCTCTAACTCCATCCGCTGTATGAGACAAGCAGTACTGGGAGATATGTTCAAG AGTTTTGACGGCGGCTCAAAGCAAATGCTGAACGGCACCATGGTCCATGAAGTCTTCCAGAGAGCAGCTACAGCTAAAGATTTTTCTTTGGAGACACTTTCTAGAATGGCTGACCAAGCCCTTTGTCGTCCTCAGTACCTGGGAGACAT GTACAGTTTGGGTGTCAGCCAGGAAGAGATGAAGCAGGAACTGCAGGATTATCTGCCCTCACTGGAACATTGGGCAAAGGAATACCTGAGCTCCCCCACACCAAAATCCATTAGCCTAAAAAT AAACAGCAGAGAGCCGAGCAGATGCCAGGATGCGGCAACCGTTGTCACGGTAGCAGAGCTGGCAGATATAGAAGAGAATGTGTGGTCACCACGATTCGGTCTGAAAGGGAAAATCGATGTAACGGCACGGATTCGAATTCAAAACACACGGAGCTGTAGTCGCAGCACGCCGGAGGAGAGGACCGTTCCCCTGGAGCTGAAGACAGGAAAGGAGTCAAACTCAATAGAACATCGCAGTCAG GTGATTCTTTACACTCTGATGAGCTGGGAGAGATACAACTCTGAAGCCGGCTTGCTGCTTTACCTCAAGACTGGCCACTTGCACCCCGTAGTGGCCAGCCACATGGACCGCAGAG AGCTGCTGAAGCTGAGGAACACCCTGGTTCATCACATTCACAACTGTGTGGAGAAAGAGGCCAAGCGCAGCCGTCTGTCTCAAATTCCTGAGATCCTGACCAACAGACGAACCTGCCAGTATTGTCCTCAGAAGAGAAACTGTGCTTTATATGAAAG GGCAGTCAATGGCAGCTCTGCTGATGCCTGCGAGGACACTGTGCGTGACTTCCTTCAGCAGGAGACGGGTCACCTGATCCCGCCACATCTGAGCTATTTCTCCCAttggctgctgctctgctgcctaGAGGCTGCCAGCATGGAGGCCAAGAATGGCCGAAAGCGTGTGTGGCTTCAGACGCCTGAGGAGAG TGAGATGACTGGGAGCTGTGTGGCGAATGTGCAGCTCAGCGGCCCGGTGGCCGTGCGGTCCGAAGGGGTTTTCCTCCATCGTTTCCAGCGAAGCAGCGTGGGTCCTCAGGGGGGTTTGGCCAGCAGCGGTTTGTCCAGCGGAGATCGCATAGTTGTTAGTGACCAGGAAGGTCGACTGGTTGGTCTGGCAACAGGTTACCTATGTGAGGTCAGCCGGACATCGATCAGCTGCACTCTGGACAG AGACCTGTCCAAGTTCAGTGGTGTGCTGTTTCGATTGGACGGCGATGAGGGTGTGGTGGGCCTCAGCACTCACCTCACCAATCTCTCCAGGCTGATGGAAAGCTGTCCGGACAG TGATCGGCTGAGGGAGCTGGTTGTTGACCTCCGTCCTCCAGAGTTTATTCACAACCTCAGTTCTGTTCTGCCGAGGGAGGCCAAGGACACTGTGGCCAATATCCTCAAAG gtCTCAACAAACCCCAGAAGCAGGCCATGAAGAAGGTGTTGTTATCTAAAGACTACACACTGATTGTTGGCATGCCAGGCACAGGCAAAACCACGACCATCTGTACCCTG GTTCGCATTCTCCATGCGTGTGGGTTCAGTGTGTTGCTGACCAGTTACACGCACTCTGCTGTTGACAACATCTTGCTAAAGCTAAAGCGCTTCCGGGTTGGCTTCCTGCGTCTTGGGCGGGGGCAGAAG GTTCATCCAGACATCCTGCCCTACACGGAGGAAAGTGCAAGAAAGGATGGAGTTCACAATCTGTCAGAGTTGGAGCATCTTTATAACAAAGAG CTGGTAGTGGCCACCACCTGCATGGGCATCAAGCATCCCATTTTCACACGTCGGCGGTTTGATTTCTGCATCGTCGACGAAGCTTCACAGATCAGCCAGCCCATCTGTCTCGGACCCCTGTTCTACGCCAAGAGATTTGTCCTGGTGGGAGATCACCAACAGCTGCCACCAATAGTACAAAATCAGGAGGCGAG GTCACTCGGGATGGACGAGAGCCTTTTTAAGCGGCTAGAGCTCCATGGAGAATCAGTGGTCCAACTCAATGTACAATACCGGATGAATAG GGAGATAATGTCTCTCAGTAACTCCCTGATGTACGAGGGCCGGCTGGAGTGTGGATCCGAGAGGACGGCCACGGCTCTGCTCACGCTGcccttcctgctctctgtccaGTCGCAGCTCGGCTCCTTCTCCAAGTGTCATCCGCAGCTCGACCTGACCTGGATCCATGCCACGTTGTTGCCGAGCAGACCGGTTTGCTTCCTAGACTGCTCCATG GTGCCGGCGCTGGAGTCGGTGGAGAAGGGGGGCGTTAGCAATCACACCGAGGCTGCTCTGATACACAATTTGCTTTTGATGCTGATAAAG GCCGGGTGTAAGCCCAGTGATATAGGCGTCATCGCCCCCTACAGGCAGCAGTTAAAGAGTATCTCTACTCTGCTGCAGTCCTCTGCTTTCACCGGCGTGGAGGTGAATACAGTGGATAGATACCAAGGACGAGACAAAAGTCTGATCATTTTTTCTTTCGTCAGGAGCACCTCAGAGGAACGAAAC TTAGGAGAGCTGTTGAAGGACTGGCGTCGCCTGAATGTGGCCATTACCAGGGCCAAACACAAGCTGCTGATGGTGGGGTCCGCCACGACGCTGCGACGCTACGCCCCTGTGGAGAAACTGCTTAACCATCTGCAGCAAGAGAATATG ATTATCCAGCTCCCCCAAGCGGCCGACAAGGTCCTGCCAAGCGCGTTCCTGTGA
- the LOC119226624 gene encoding phenazine biosynthesis-like domain-containing protein 1 produces MEIPVYTVDAFTNLPFKGNPAAICPLMHELRDDLYQRIAAEMNLSETAFITRINPSETFTTGSRFRLRWFTPTNEVNLCGHATLASAAVLFKHKKNVNPKLVFETRSGDLAVTQQGEGYVMDFPLNPPTQEDANDFRDLIKVAVGNHPIQDVYLCGQTKKLLIQLSDSCDRSVLTSLKVDPVALQSSDTSGKVKGLIITMKGSPEIQPGYDFYSRYFAPWNGVAEDPVTGSAHTVLGSYWSKKLGKNKMLAYQCSSRGGELELEVRPDGRINIFGESVTVLQGTITL; encoded by the exons ATGGAGATTCCAGTGTACACGGTAGATGCCTTTACTAATTTACCGTTTAAGGGAAACCCTGCAGCAATTTGTCCTCTAATGCAT GAACTGAGAGATGACTTGTATCAGAGGATAGCAGCAGAGATGAACCTGTCAGAAACAGCTTTCATTACCAGAATCAACCCCTCTGAAACCTTTACCACAG GATCGAGGTTCAGACTCCGATGGTTCACACCAACCAATGAAGTAAATCTGTGTGGTCATGCCACTCTGGCCTCCGCAGCGGTGCTGTTCAAGCATAAGA AGAATGTGAATCCTAAACTGGTGTTTGAGACAAGGAGTGGTGATCTGGCTGTCACCCAGCAGGGGGAAGGGTACGTCATGGACTTTCCTCTCAACCCACCCACCCAGGAG GATGCAAATGACTTCAGAGACCTCATCAAG GTTGCAGTTGGAAACCACCCAATCCAGGATGTCTATCTTTGCGGCCAAACTAAAAAACTGTTGATTCAACTGTCTGACAGCTGTGACAG GTCAGTCCTAACCAGTCTGAAGGTTGACCCTGTAGCTCTCCAGAGCAGTGACACAAGTGGAAAAGTCAAAGGACTAATCATCACCATGAAAG GATCCCCCGAAATTCAGCCTGGATACGACTTCTACTCCAGATACTTTGCTCCATGGAATGGCGTCGCTGAGGATCCAGTCACTG GTTCTGCCCACACCGTGCTGGGGAGCTACTGGTCCAAGAAactgggaaaaaataaaatgctgg CTTACCAGTGCTCCAGTCGAGGCGGGGAGCTGGAACTAGAAGTTAGACCTGACGGCAGAATAAACATATTCGGAGAGTCTGTCACTGTGCTGCAGGGAACCATCACCCTGTAG
- the hnrnph3 gene encoding heterogeneous nuclear ribonucleoprotein H3 isoform X1 — translation MRMSCNEEGYVVRIRGLPWSCTQEEVACFFSDCDIVGQVNGVCFTYSKEGRPSGEAFIELTMPEDFKNALAKDRKYMGHRYIEVFKSNRSEMDWVLKRSGPADYDSCTGCMLRLRGLPFGCSKEEIVQFFSGLRIVPNGITLPVDYQGRSTGEAFVQFASKEIAEKALGKHKERIGHRYIEIFKSNRNEIRAYYELPRRGMGGQRPGPYDRPMMGGPRGGFYGPGSGRGGALMDTMRSGGGYGGGYSDFHSYNGFNNYCFGNGMFDERLRGERGGRGKVIPSLLSSSLLKVTLVIYGCVCGSGMGGHGYSGPGDVYSGFHCGHFVHMRGLPFRAIEGDIAKFFSPLNPLRVHIDVAPNGKSTGEADVEFRSHEDAVVAMSKDKNHMQHRYIELFLNSTASVAVEMSRGGGGAGGGGGGGGGGGGGYHYGNLGGSRGSRSSGLRCSY, via the exons A TGAGAATGTCGTGTAATGAAGAGGGCTATGTGGTTCGGATCAGAGGACTACCGTGGTCGTGCACGCAGGAGGAGGTTGCCTGCTTCTTCTCTG ACTGTGACATCGTTGGCCAAGTAAACGGAGTGTGCTTTACCTACTCTAAAGAAGGCCGTCCCAGTGGCGAGGCATTTATTGAACTGACAATGCCAGAGGATTTCAAGAATGCCCTCGCCAAGGACCGTAAATACATGGGACACCGTTACATAGAGG TGTTCAAGTCGAATCGTAGTGAAATGGACTGGGTGCTAAAACGTAGCGGCCCTGCTGACTACGACAGCTGCACCGGCTGCATGCTGCGACTTCGAGGCCTTCCGTTTGGCTGCAGCAAGGAGGAGATTGTTCAGTTCTTCTCAG GGTTGAGAATCGTGCCAAATGGGATTACTCTGCCAGTGGACTACCAGgggaggagcacaggggaagccTTCGTGCAGTTTGCCTCAAAGGAGATAGCAGAAAAGGCTCTGGGGAAACACAAGGAAAGAATAGGGCACAG GTATATAGAGATTTTTAAGAGCAATCGCAATGAGATCCGAGCGTACTACGAGCTTCCCCGGCGGGGTATGGGAGGTCAGAGACCGGGGCCCTATGATAGACCCATGATGGGGGGACCCAGGGGAGGTTTTTATGGGCCCGGGTCTGGCCGCGGCGGGGCTCTGATGGACACCATGAGGAGTGGAGGGGGCTATGGAGGAG gTTACAGTGACTTTCACAGCTACAATGGTTTCAACAACTACTGTTTTGGCAACGGCATGTTTGATGAGCgcctgagaggagagaggggaggaagaggtaaAGTCATCCCAAGTCTTCTCTCATCTAGCTTACTGAAGGTTACGCTGGTAATCTATGGATGTGTTTGTGGCTCAGGGATGGGGGGCCACGGTTACAGTGGTCCAGGTGATGTTTACTCGGGCTTCCACTGCGGCCATTTTGTCCACATGAGAGGTTTACCTTTCCGTGCCATAGAGGGAGACATTGCCAAA TTCTTCTCTCCTTTGAATCCACTGAGGGTCCACATCGACGTGGCTCCTAACGGCAAGTCGACGGGAGAAGCAGACGTGGAGTTCCGCTCCCATGAAGATGCTGTCGTAGCCATGTCCAAAGACAAGAACCACATGC AACATCGGTATATTGAGCTATTTCTTAACTCAACAGCCAGCGTAGCAGTTGAAATGA gtcgtggaggaggaggtgcaggaggtggtggaggaggtg gtggaggaggtggtggcggCTACCACTACGGTAACCTGGGAGGGAGCAGAGGCTCACGGAGCAGTGGGCTGCGATGTTCTTACTGA
- the hnrnph3 gene encoding heterogeneous nuclear ribonucleoprotein H3 isoform X3: MRMSCNEEGYVVRIRGLPWSCTQEEVACFFSDCDIVGQVNGVCFTYSKEGRPSGEAFIELTMPEDFKNALAKDRKYMGHRYIEVFKSNRSEMDWVLKRSGPADYDSCTGCMLRLRGLPFGCSKEEIVQFFSGLRIVPNGITLPVDYQGRSTGEAFVQFASKEIAEKALGKHKERIGHRYIEIFKSNRNEIRAYYELPRRGMGGQRPGPYDRPMMGGPRGGFYGPGSGRGGALMDTMRSGGGYGGGYSDFHSYNGFNNYCFGNGMFDERLRGERGGRGMGGHGYSGPGDVYSGFHCGHFVHMRGLPFRAIEGDIAKFFSPLNPLRVHIDVAPNGKSTGEADVEFRSHEDAVVAMSKDKNHMQHRYIELFLNSTASVAVEMSRGGGGAGGGGGGGGGGGGGYHYGNLGGSRGSRSSGLRCSY; this comes from the exons A TGAGAATGTCGTGTAATGAAGAGGGCTATGTGGTTCGGATCAGAGGACTACCGTGGTCGTGCACGCAGGAGGAGGTTGCCTGCTTCTTCTCTG ACTGTGACATCGTTGGCCAAGTAAACGGAGTGTGCTTTACCTACTCTAAAGAAGGCCGTCCCAGTGGCGAGGCATTTATTGAACTGACAATGCCAGAGGATTTCAAGAATGCCCTCGCCAAGGACCGTAAATACATGGGACACCGTTACATAGAGG TGTTCAAGTCGAATCGTAGTGAAATGGACTGGGTGCTAAAACGTAGCGGCCCTGCTGACTACGACAGCTGCACCGGCTGCATGCTGCGACTTCGAGGCCTTCCGTTTGGCTGCAGCAAGGAGGAGATTGTTCAGTTCTTCTCAG GGTTGAGAATCGTGCCAAATGGGATTACTCTGCCAGTGGACTACCAGgggaggagcacaggggaagccTTCGTGCAGTTTGCCTCAAAGGAGATAGCAGAAAAGGCTCTGGGGAAACACAAGGAAAGAATAGGGCACAG GTATATAGAGATTTTTAAGAGCAATCGCAATGAGATCCGAGCGTACTACGAGCTTCCCCGGCGGGGTATGGGAGGTCAGAGACCGGGGCCCTATGATAGACCCATGATGGGGGGACCCAGGGGAGGTTTTTATGGGCCCGGGTCTGGCCGCGGCGGGGCTCTGATGGACACCATGAGGAGTGGAGGGGGCTATGGAGGAG gTTACAGTGACTTTCACAGCTACAATGGTTTCAACAACTACTGTTTTGGCAACGGCATGTTTGATGAGCgcctgagaggagagaggggaggaagag GGATGGGGGGCCACGGTTACAGTGGTCCAGGTGATGTTTACTCGGGCTTCCACTGCGGCCATTTTGTCCACATGAGAGGTTTACCTTTCCGTGCCATAGAGGGAGACATTGCCAAA TTCTTCTCTCCTTTGAATCCACTGAGGGTCCACATCGACGTGGCTCCTAACGGCAAGTCGACGGGAGAAGCAGACGTGGAGTTCCGCTCCCATGAAGATGCTGTCGTAGCCATGTCCAAAGACAAGAACCACATGC AACATCGGTATATTGAGCTATTTCTTAACTCAACAGCCAGCGTAGCAGTTGAAATGA gtcgtggaggaggaggtgcaggaggtggtggaggaggtg gtggaggaggtggtggcggCTACCACTACGGTAACCTGGGAGGGAGCAGAGGCTCACGGAGCAGTGGGCTGCGATGTTCTTACTGA
- the hnrnph3 gene encoding heterogeneous nuclear ribonucleoprotein H3 isoform X2, whose amino-acid sequence MSCNEEGYVVRIRGLPWSCTQEEVACFFSDCDIVGQVNGVCFTYSKEGRPSGEAFIELTMPEDFKNALAKDRKYMGHRYIEVFKSNRSEMDWVLKRSGPADYDSCTGCMLRLRGLPFGCSKEEIVQFFSGLRIVPNGITLPVDYQGRSTGEAFVQFASKEIAEKALGKHKERIGHRYIEIFKSNRNEIRAYYELPRRGMGGQRPGPYDRPMMGGPRGGFYGPGSGRGGALMDTMRSGGGYGGGYSDFHSYNGFNNYCFGNGMFDERLRGERGGRGKVIPSLLSSSLLKVTLVIYGCVCGSGMGGHGYSGPGDVYSGFHCGHFVHMRGLPFRAIEGDIAKFFSPLNPLRVHIDVAPNGKSTGEADVEFRSHEDAVVAMSKDKNHMQHRYIELFLNSTASVAVEMSRGGGGAGGGGGGGGGGGGGYHYGNLGGSRGSRSSGLRCSY is encoded by the exons ATGTCGTGTAATGAAGAGGGCTATGTGGTTCGGATCAGAGGACTACCGTGGTCGTGCACGCAGGAGGAGGTTGCCTGCTTCTTCTCTG ACTGTGACATCGTTGGCCAAGTAAACGGAGTGTGCTTTACCTACTCTAAAGAAGGCCGTCCCAGTGGCGAGGCATTTATTGAACTGACAATGCCAGAGGATTTCAAGAATGCCCTCGCCAAGGACCGTAAATACATGGGACACCGTTACATAGAGG TGTTCAAGTCGAATCGTAGTGAAATGGACTGGGTGCTAAAACGTAGCGGCCCTGCTGACTACGACAGCTGCACCGGCTGCATGCTGCGACTTCGAGGCCTTCCGTTTGGCTGCAGCAAGGAGGAGATTGTTCAGTTCTTCTCAG GGTTGAGAATCGTGCCAAATGGGATTACTCTGCCAGTGGACTACCAGgggaggagcacaggggaagccTTCGTGCAGTTTGCCTCAAAGGAGATAGCAGAAAAGGCTCTGGGGAAACACAAGGAAAGAATAGGGCACAG GTATATAGAGATTTTTAAGAGCAATCGCAATGAGATCCGAGCGTACTACGAGCTTCCCCGGCGGGGTATGGGAGGTCAGAGACCGGGGCCCTATGATAGACCCATGATGGGGGGACCCAGGGGAGGTTTTTATGGGCCCGGGTCTGGCCGCGGCGGGGCTCTGATGGACACCATGAGGAGTGGAGGGGGCTATGGAGGAG gTTACAGTGACTTTCACAGCTACAATGGTTTCAACAACTACTGTTTTGGCAACGGCATGTTTGATGAGCgcctgagaggagagaggggaggaagaggtaaAGTCATCCCAAGTCTTCTCTCATCTAGCTTACTGAAGGTTACGCTGGTAATCTATGGATGTGTTTGTGGCTCAGGGATGGGGGGCCACGGTTACAGTGGTCCAGGTGATGTTTACTCGGGCTTCCACTGCGGCCATTTTGTCCACATGAGAGGTTTACCTTTCCGTGCCATAGAGGGAGACATTGCCAAA TTCTTCTCTCCTTTGAATCCACTGAGGGTCCACATCGACGTGGCTCCTAACGGCAAGTCGACGGGAGAAGCAGACGTGGAGTTCCGCTCCCATGAAGATGCTGTCGTAGCCATGTCCAAAGACAAGAACCACATGC AACATCGGTATATTGAGCTATTTCTTAACTCAACAGCCAGCGTAGCAGTTGAAATGA gtcgtggaggaggaggtgcaggaggtggtggaggaggtg gtggaggaggtggtggcggCTACCACTACGGTAACCTGGGAGGGAGCAGAGGCTCACGGAGCAGTGGGCTGCGATGTTCTTACTGA